In Chryseobacterium oranimense, a single window of DNA contains:
- a CDS encoding SDR family oxidoreductase translates to MNITNNTILVTGGGSGIGLAIAKALNKSNKIIIAGRNKEKLDAAANGLENVFTIQADITNEKDVNFLVEEIKVNFGDLNILINNAGHAYNYTLSDSSDTYRKAFAEFETNYFAPIRLTEKLLPLLKKQENSAVVNVSSIVAFAPGSHIPTYSDSKAALHSYTQLLRYELAKNTAVKVFELMPPLVNTDFSAEIGGKENGIPPSEVADSLVNGLINNTYEIRVGNTEVLYSNFFTGSEGAFNVMNQ, encoded by the coding sequence ATGAACATTACCAACAACACCATCCTGGTTACCGGCGGAGGCTCAGGAATCGGATTAGCAATTGCAAAAGCGCTGAACAAAAGCAACAAAATTATTATTGCAGGAAGAAATAAAGAAAAACTTGATGCCGCAGCAAATGGCCTTGAAAACGTCTTTACTATTCAGGCTGATATTACCAATGAAAAGGATGTAAATTTCCTTGTAGAAGAAATTAAAGTGAACTTTGGGGATCTTAATATTCTCATCAACAATGCAGGGCATGCTTATAATTACACGCTTTCTGACAGTTCAGATACTTACCGAAAAGCTTTTGCTGAATTTGAAACCAATTATTTTGCCCCGATACGTCTGACTGAAAAACTCCTTCCCTTACTGAAAAAGCAGGAAAATTCAGCAGTGGTCAACGTTTCATCTATTGTTGCATTCGCTCCGGGTTCACACATTCCGACGTATTCCGATTCAAAAGCAGCCCTTCATTCCTATACCCAATTATTGAGGTATGAACTGGCTAAAAATACTGCCGTTAAAGTATTTGAACTGATGCCGCCTCTTGTTAATACAGATTTCTCCGCAGAAATCGGAGGCAAAGAGAATGGTATTCCGCCTTCAGAGGTAGCAGACAGTTTAGTGAACGGCCTAATCAATAACACCTATGAGATCAGAGTAGGAAATACGGAAGTCTTGTACA
- a CDS encoding TetR/AcrR family transcriptional regulator, giving the protein MAGRPKIFDEQQAISKATEVFREKGYDTASAEELLCAMGIGKGSFYLAFKGGKQELYIRSITQFADHFYQKLSDSIAASENKIQFIRQFFLSLSDASDCDKERGCYLGNALVQLSEKDQKIKNITAQLLKKLQALFAETVKNAQENGDIASTEDPEIIGWHLSNLWNGIHVTRRMETSPEILKGIIEINLKILN; this is encoded by the coding sequence ATGGCAGGCAGACCTAAAATATTCGACGAACAACAAGCAATATCAAAAGCAACTGAAGTTTTCAGGGAAAAAGGCTACGATACGGCTTCGGCTGAAGAGCTGCTTTGTGCGATGGGCATTGGGAAAGGCAGTTTTTACCTGGCATTCAAAGGGGGAAAGCAGGAACTTTACATCCGTTCTATTACCCAGTTTGCAGATCATTTCTACCAAAAACTTTCGGACAGTATTGCTGCTTCTGAAAACAAAATACAATTCATCAGGCAGTTTTTTTTAAGTCTCTCCGATGCTTCAGACTGTGATAAAGAACGGGGCTGTTATTTAGGAAATGCCCTGGTACAGCTTTCAGAAAAAGATCAGAAAATAAAAAACATTACGGCCCAACTGCTGAAAAAATTACAAGCTCTGTTTGCAGAAACTGTAAAAAATGCACAAGAAAATGGAGATATTGCCAGTACTGAAGATCCTGAAATCATAGGATGGCACCTGAGCAATTTATGGAACGGAATCCATGTTACCAGAAGGATGGAGACTTCCCCGGAAATCCTGAAAGGCATTATTGAAATTAATCTTAAAATACTTAATTAA
- a CDS encoding GNAT family N-acetyltransferase: MEIKKLEKLNDNPSLDWGMNGYTTDKILAVSAVEFSGSFEFILKEKSIPYTKIWETSSDEIEELNQIIEKGHSFGAFEDEKLSGWIICEHRTWNNSFYIENILISENLRRQGAGAQLIKNAVREARSLNCRIIELETQNTNYPAIQFYRRLGFSITGLNTRLYENTEETAVFMTLDL; the protein is encoded by the coding sequence ATGGAAATAAAAAAACTAGAAAAACTAAATGATAATCCCAGCTTAGATTGGGGAATGAACGGCTACACCACGGATAAGATACTTGCCGTTTCTGCTGTTGAATTTTCCGGTTCTTTTGAATTTATTTTAAAAGAAAAATCCATCCCCTACACCAAGATATGGGAAACCAGTTCAGATGAAATTGAAGAACTTAATCAAATCATTGAGAAAGGGCATTCTTTCGGAGCTTTTGAAGATGAAAAACTATCAGGCTGGATCATCTGCGAGCATAGAACATGGAACAACAGTTTTTATATTGAGAATATTCTGATCAGTGAAAATTTAAGGAGACAGGGAGCCGGAGCCCAGCTGATTAAAAATGCAGTCCGGGAAGCCCGGAGTTTAAACTGCAGGATCATTGAACTGGAAACACAAAACACCAATTATCCTGCCATACAGTTTTACAGGAGGTTGGGTTTCAGTATTACCGGACTGAATACGAGACTTTATGAGAATACGGAGGAAACTGCTGTATTTATGACCCTGGACCTGTAA
- a CDS encoding lipopolysaccharide assembly protein LapB — MYKYISLLFIFVLINTNAQINKQLIDNWTRVKSSMLDGSRDLSENDERILNWKITNNKLCEYKHPIFEDMQTCMDIKIEGQSIKASALAFYEIEKLTSDSLVVISRINGETSGDKIKKIWFVRTSKFRNEYLSKIKSDSTITASRYFTPTLKKNIFPDIFDRYPNDFHIIGNIIIYPKKHIVNIQHENTNQSKKSLESIEFLKSTLEKNYHLWNLEGFENFDQVSIPFNIENETKYIDSFQGATMSFIFFKSELKSQNKIPVKIENKFLSNETFFKGIKAVDDKKLDKAIELFNKAFELNNTNTDALYNIVSISLSKNDVTTACIALKKLKDFEQTEGTKIFNEKCLKD; from the coding sequence ATGTATAAGTATATTTCTCTTCTTTTTATTTTCGTTCTTATTAACACAAATGCCCAAATCAATAAACAATTAATAGACAATTGGACAAGGGTAAAATCAAGCATGTTGGATGGAAGCAGAGATCTGTCGGAAAACGATGAACGAATTTTAAACTGGAAAATCACCAATAATAAACTTTGTGAATACAAGCATCCTATATTTGAAGATATGCAAACATGCATGGATATTAAAATAGAAGGTCAAAGTATAAAAGCTTCAGCATTAGCATTCTATGAAATAGAAAAATTAACATCCGATTCACTTGTAGTGATTTCAAGAATAAATGGAGAAACAAGTGGTGACAAAATAAAGAAAATATGGTTCGTTCGGACTTCAAAGTTTCGGAATGAATATCTTAGTAAAATAAAGAGTGACAGCACGATAACAGCAAGTCGATATTTCACACCTACTCTTAAAAAAAATATTTTCCCTGATATTTTCGACCGTTATCCAAATGATTTCCATATAATCGGGAATATTATAATTTATCCCAAGAAACACATAGTTAACATTCAACATGAAAATACAAATCAATCTAAAAAAAGTTTAGAAAGTATAGAATTCTTAAAATCAACTCTTGAAAAAAATTACCATTTATGGAACCTGGAAGGTTTTGAAAACTTTGATCAAGTATCTATTCCTTTTAATATTGAAAACGAGACTAAGTATATAGACTCATTCCAGGGAGCAACGATGTCATTTATTTTTTTTAAAAGTGAGCTTAAAAGCCAGAATAAAATACCTGTAAAAATTGAAAATAAATTCCTGTCTAATGAAACATTTTTTAAAGGAATTAAAGCTGTTGATGACAAAAAATTAGACAAGGCAATAGAATTATTTAATAAGGCATTTGAACTCAATAATACAAATACCGATGCACTCTATAACATTGTCTCAATCAGCCTGAGTAAAAATGATGTTACTACAGCCTGCATTGCTTTAAAGAAATTAAAAGATTTTGAACAGACTGAAGGAACAAAGATTTTTAATGAAAAATGTTTAAAAGATTAA
- the pafA gene encoding alkaline phosphatase PafA, whose amino-acid sequence MLRKISIAAAALLSVMTINAQKNKNSQLERPKLVVGLVVDQMRWDYLYRFYNKYGNDGFKRLLNTGYSLNNVHINYVPTITALGHTCIYTGSVPAIHGIAGNDWTDKETGKNVYCTTDESVQPVGTSNTKTGSHSPKNLWSTTVTDELRLATNFQGKVIGVSLKDRASILPAGHTPNGAFWFDDSTGNFITSTWYMNDLPQWVKSFNSQNLPEKLVANGWNTLLPINQYTESAPDNSSWEGLLGSAKTPVFPYSNLAQDYQSKKDNIRYTPFGNTLTLKLAEASVEGEKLGGDQITDFLAINLASTDYAGHKFGPNSIEVEDVYLRLDQDLAEFFNYLDSKVGKGEYTVFLSADHGGAHSVGFLKEHKIATGFFGEGMEKDINQKLKDKFGVDKLINAVDNYQIYFDRKLMQDNKIELDDLRDFTIKELQKDPTVLYAVSVDEVQEATIPEPIKQRIINGINRQRSGDIQLVSHDSMLPPYSKTGTTHSVWNSYDSHIPLIFMGWGIQKGESNKPYNMTDIAPTVSSLLKIQFPSGNIGNPITEVIGK is encoded by the coding sequence ATGCTTAGGAAAATTTCAATTGCGGCAGCTGCCCTTTTGTCCGTAATGACAATCAATGCTCAGAAGAACAAAAACTCTCAGTTAGAAAGACCAAAATTAGTCGTAGGATTGGTGGTAGACCAGATGAGGTGGGATTACCTGTACCGTTTTTACAATAAATACGGAAATGACGGCTTTAAAAGATTACTGAACACAGGATATTCTTTAAATAATGTTCATATCAACTATGTACCTACTATTACAGCTTTGGGACATACCTGCATCTATACAGGTTCCGTACCTGCCATCCACGGTATTGCAGGAAACGACTGGACAGATAAAGAAACCGGGAAAAATGTTTACTGTACAACTGATGAAAGCGTGCAGCCGGTAGGAACATCGAATACGAAAACAGGAAGCCACTCTCCGAAAAACCTTTGGTCTACAACGGTAACGGATGAGCTAAGGCTGGCAACCAATTTCCAGGGAAAAGTGATCGGGGTTTCATTAAAAGACCGTGCTTCTATCCTTCCTGCAGGCCATACGCCAAATGGTGCTTTCTGGTTTGATGACAGTACAGGAAACTTCATTACGAGTACATGGTATATGAACGATCTGCCTCAGTGGGTAAAATCTTTCAATTCACAGAATCTTCCTGAGAAATTAGTAGCGAATGGCTGGAATACCTTACTTCCTATTAATCAGTATACAGAAAGTGCTCCGGATAATTCTTCATGGGAAGGATTGCTGGGAAGCGCCAAAACCCCGGTTTTCCCTTACAGCAATTTAGCACAGGATTACCAAAGCAAAAAAGATAATATCCGTTATACACCTTTCGGAAATACACTGACATTAAAACTGGCAGAAGCTTCTGTGGAAGGAGAAAAATTAGGAGGAGATCAGATAACTGATTTTTTAGCGATCAATTTAGCGTCTACAGATTACGCAGGTCATAAGTTCGGACCCAATTCTATTGAGGTAGAAGATGTTTATCTGAGACTTGACCAGGATCTGGCAGAATTTTTCAACTATCTGGATTCAAAAGTAGGAAAAGGAGAATATACTGTTTTTCTTTCTGCTGACCACGGCGGGGCACATTCAGTAGGATTCCTGAAAGAACATAAAATTGCGACAGGATTCTTTGGAGAAGGAATGGAAAAAGATATCAATCAGAAGCTGAAAGATAAATTCGGCGTAGATAAACTGATCAATGCGGTAGACAATTATCAGATCTATTTCGACAGAAAGCTGATGCAGGACAATAAAATTGAACTGGATGACCTGAGAGATTTCACCATTAAAGAACTGCAGAAAGATCCTACCGTTTTATATGCCGTATCTGTGGATGAAGTTCAGGAAGCGACCATTCCGGAACCGATCAAGCAGAGAATTATTAACGGAATCAACAGGCAGAGAAGCGGTGATATCCAGTTGGTTTCTCATGACTCAATGCTTCCTCCGTATTCTAAGACAGGAACTACGCACAGCGTATGGAATTCTTATGATTCACACATTCCATTGATCTTTATGGGGTGGGGAATTCAGAAAGGAGAAAGTAATAAACCCTATAATATGACCGATATTGCTCCGACTGTTTCATCACTGCTGAAAATTCAGTTCCCGAGCGGAAATATAGGAAATCCAATTACAGAAGTCATTGGAAAATAA
- a CDS encoding response regulator transcription factor codes for MRTDHKEAVRKKPKKLLFCRNALLQGILFLLIILGSVFAKGQSGPDFSILADKAFQKLYQNPDECINYSQSLLISDQNPEHRTVLQNIISQAYAMKGDYVQSVNIYSQKEDSREKEKLSYFLQIAGDYNLADQYQNLDLYHQSQQIITSLLSDPKFLKGDNPRLNVITGKLYQLQAINFGINRSYDNALKNLNKSDHYLSFNNQENLILKMENRIFRASYLMKQNKPEEARHILENTLAVAEKNKNYPFLLAFAYENLSRYYFFKEDYHTAVEMLEKGLSTIESIPYNSLKAKIYESLSKNYFALRNDEKYHQYNKLYSELRTKSDSNTKEGIRYIVKLVETNQNNNLEFQKQKQFKKIIWLSTGSLAIITGLLICFLILKSSHKDLKKQFDFFEKQKNQELAVQKDIPVIAEEAPPTVKTNEKDLNKISKEKEDEILQKLEEWEKQQRYLDKNMTLSMLSSQMGVNTKYLSEVINNSKGKNFNGYINELRINHIALLLRTDPVYLNYKVSYLAEYSGFSSHSAFTTIFKSVTGMSPNVYIQEISKSRAL; via the coding sequence TTGAGGACAGATCATAAAGAAGCTGTAAGAAAAAAACCAAAAAAATTATTGTTTTGCCGGAATGCTTTGCTTCAGGGCATTCTATTTCTGCTCATTATTCTGGGCTCAGTTTTTGCAAAAGGACAGTCGGGGCCGGATTTCAGTATTTTGGCAGACAAAGCTTTTCAGAAATTATATCAGAATCCTGATGAATGCATCAACTATTCCCAGAGCCTGCTCATCAGCGATCAGAATCCGGAACACAGGACTGTACTGCAAAATATCATTTCCCAGGCCTATGCCATGAAGGGAGATTATGTACAGTCCGTGAATATCTACAGTCAGAAGGAAGACTCAAGGGAAAAGGAAAAGCTATCTTATTTTCTTCAGATTGCCGGTGATTATAATCTGGCTGACCAATATCAGAACCTGGATCTCTACCACCAGTCGCAACAGATTATTACCAGTCTTTTATCTGATCCTAAGTTCTTAAAAGGTGACAATCCACGGCTGAATGTTATTACAGGGAAGCTTTATCAGCTTCAGGCTATTAACTTCGGGATCAACAGGAGCTATGACAATGCCTTGAAAAACCTCAACAAAAGTGACCATTACCTCAGCTTCAATAATCAGGAAAACCTAATCCTGAAGATGGAGAACAGGATCTTCAGAGCTTCTTATTTAATGAAACAAAATAAACCGGAAGAAGCCAGACATATTCTTGAAAACACACTTGCAGTAGCTGAAAAGAATAAGAATTATCCTTTTCTCCTGGCATTTGCTTATGAAAATCTGTCACGGTATTATTTTTTTAAGGAAGATTATCATACCGCTGTTGAAATGCTTGAAAAAGGACTTTCCACGATAGAAAGTATTCCTTATAACAGCTTAAAAGCAAAAATTTATGAATCGTTGTCCAAGAACTATTTTGCTCTTCGTAACGATGAAAAGTACCATCAGTATAATAAGCTTTACAGTGAACTCCGGACGAAATCAGATTCAAATACCAAAGAAGGGATCCGCTATATTGTAAAGCTGGTAGAAACCAATCAAAACAATAATCTGGAATTTCAAAAGCAAAAGCAATTTAAAAAGATAATCTGGCTTTCTACAGGGTCCCTGGCTATCATAACAGGACTTCTAATCTGCTTTCTGATTCTGAAAAGCAGTCATAAAGATCTTAAGAAACAGTTTGATTTTTTTGAAAAACAGAAAAATCAGGAATTGGCTGTACAGAAAGATATACCTGTCATTGCGGAGGAAGCGCCGCCTACCGTTAAAACCAATGAAAAAGACCTGAATAAAATCTCCAAGGAAAAGGAAGATGAAATTCTGCAGAAACTGGAAGAATGGGAAAAACAGCAGCGTTATCTCGACAAAAACATGACACTTTCCATGCTGTCTTCACAAATGGGCGTCAATACAAAATATCTTTCTGAGGTGATCAACAACAGTAAAGGGAAAAACTTCAACGGCTATATTAATGAATTGAGGATTAACCACATTGCCCTCCTGCTGAGAACAGATCCTGTTTATCTTAACTATAAGGTCAGCTATCTGGCGGAATATTCGGGTTTCTCTTCACACAGTGCCTTTACCACAATTTTTAAATCCGTCACCGGAATGTCTCCAAATGTTTATATCCAGGAAATCAGTAAAAGCAGAGCGTTATGA
- a CDS encoding T9SS type A sorting domain-containing protein — MEKIYNISMKALYTCFLFGFAIANSQLTVMALGNYTVGGISDGGIVSMHTSAGQIYKWDELNGLVQIGSISNGYPAAGRTLITADGTKIGSSVTNTATGFNEISTYNTAANTWTNLGGLVPAGWDGHVSSTWGMTSDGNTIVGLGWLTAGTAHAVKWNAANGVTDLGSTVPNRSSRANAINADGSVIVGWQDQDTGFRSGAKWVNGVESFITDTNGNYVGEAGDVSADGTTIIGSAMPNPYVWNSVNGLTYITHPNSSAFFRGGATGISADGKKVVGFFRAFGAPPMSGEGFIWTEAGGRVNLNDYAVSMGINTQGVTMGLPLAISKDGKRIAGMGTNASNQMVAFFLDLSKTLLSTHESTQHNNTISIYPNPAKDMLYLKGIRQVDKVEIYNMVGQKVKTDNAVENRIDVSSLSKGDYILQIFVKGETSQSFKFIRQ, encoded by the coding sequence ATGGAAAAGATTTACAACATTTCAATGAAAGCTTTATATACTTGCTTTCTGTTTGGGTTTGCAATAGCCAATTCACAGCTCACTGTAATGGCATTGGGAAATTATACAGTTGGCGGTATTTCGGATGGTGGAATTGTCAGCATGCACACAAGTGCCGGTCAGATCTATAAATGGGATGAGCTGAATGGTTTGGTTCAGATAGGCTCTATATCCAACGGATATCCCGCTGCCGGAAGAACGCTTATCACAGCTGACGGAACTAAAATAGGTTCTTCCGTCACCAATACCGCAACTGGTTTTAATGAAATCTCAACCTATAATACAGCTGCAAACACATGGACCAATCTCGGAGGACTGGTTCCAGCAGGCTGGGACGGTCATGTAAGCTCCACCTGGGGAATGACTTCTGACGGCAACACCATTGTAGGGCTGGGCTGGCTTACTGCCGGAACCGCACATGCAGTAAAATGGAATGCTGCAAACGGAGTAACCGATCTTGGCAGCACAGTTCCCAACAGAAGTTCCAGAGCCAATGCCATTAATGCTGACGGATCTGTAATTGTCGGCTGGCAGGATCAGGATACGGGTTTCAGAAGCGGTGCCAAATGGGTAAACGGAGTAGAGAGCTTTATTACAGATACTAATGGCAATTACGTGGGTGAAGCTGGAGACGTTTCAGCTGACGGAACTACAATCATAGGTTCCGCAATGCCTAATCCATATGTTTGGAACAGCGTAAACGGCCTTACATACATAACCCATCCAAATTCCTCAGCCTTCTTCAGAGGGGGAGCAACTGGAATTTCTGCCGACGGTAAAAAAGTAGTCGGGTTTTTCAGGGCTTTTGGTGCACCTCCCATGTCTGGAGAAGGCTTTATATGGACTGAAGCAGGAGGAAGGGTGAACCTGAATGATTATGCGGTAAGCATGGGAATCAATACTCAAGGGGTTACTATGGGGCTTCCCTTAGCCATTTCGAAGGACGGAAAAAGAATTGCAGGAATGGGAACCAATGCTTCCAACCAGATGGTTGCTTTTTTTCTGGATCTTTCAAAAACATTGCTTTCTACCCATGAAAGTACACAACACAATAATACTATATCCATTTATCCAAACCCTGCAAAAGATATGCTTTACTTGAAAGGAATCAGGCAGGTTGATAAAGTGGAAATTTACAATATGGTCGGTCAGAAAGTAAAAACAGATAATGCTGTGGAAAACAGAATAGATGTTTCTTCCTTATCAAAAGGAGATTATATTCTACAGATTTTCGTGAAGGGGGAAACTTCACAAAGTTTTAAATTTATCAGACAGTAA
- a CDS encoding barstar family protein, with product MKTIYIDFTDIGDYEDFYAQLKEKLTLPEYFGDNLDALSDVITGELELPLHIEFVNMTVDQLEIFEDLLTTLEDAEDETEDFSFTYYLEQYEDEDEDTPEDEE from the coding sequence ATGAAGACAATATATATCGATTTTACAGACATCGGCGATTATGAAGATTTTTACGCCCAATTAAAGGAAAAACTAACCCTTCCTGAATATTTTGGGGATAATCTTGATGCCCTTTCCGATGTCATTACCGGAGAGCTGGAATTACCGCTCCACATTGAATTTGTAAATATGACGGTAGACCAGCTGGAGATCTTTGAGGATCTTCTGACGACTCTTGAAGATGCAGAAGATGAAACGGAAGACTTCAGCTTCACTTATTATCTGGAGCAGTACGAAGATGAAGATGAGGATACACCGGAAGACGAAGAATAA
- a CDS encoding GIY-YIG nuclease family protein, whose translation MKPGFVYIMTNRHHTTLYTGVTSNLPQRVQQHKERFFEQSFTSKYNLYLLVYWESFQEIGDAIFREKQIKAGSRQKKLDLINSLNPEWRDLTEDIENIMDIF comes from the coding sequence ATGAAACCAGGTTTTGTATATATTATGACCAACAGGCATCATACAACTCTTTATACAGGAGTTACCTCAAACCTACCCCAACGTGTTCAGCAGCATAAAGAAAGGTTTTTCGAACAAAGCTTCACCTCAAAATATAATCTATACCTACTGGTCTACTGGGAGTCTTTCCAGGAAATAGGAGATGCTATTTTCCGGGAAAAGCAGATCAAAGCAGGTTCAAGACAGAAAAAATTAGACTTGATTAATTCATTAAACCCGGAATGGAGAGATTTGACAGAAGATATTGAAAATATCATGGATATTTTTTGA
- a CDS encoding ribonuclease domain-containing protein, whose amino-acid sequence MNGKIRSVFFICLGLLFGMSAMYIYNNFIAGKKENTQTANTEITSYGSTSSSQNTNGKSSPQSVDQLTAEKTVINYVKQNHRLPDYYITKNEARKLGWNASKGNLCEVLPGRAIGGDKFGNRENQLPQGEKYYEADVNYSCGNRNADRIIFTRNGDVYLTKNHYKSFEKQ is encoded by the coding sequence ATGAACGGTAAAATAAGATCGGTATTTTTTATTTGTCTGGGGCTTCTTTTCGGAATGTCTGCAATGTATATCTATAACAATTTTATTGCTGGCAAAAAAGAAAATACACAGACCGCAAATACAGAAATTACCAGCTATGGAAGTACTTCAAGTTCTCAAAATACGAATGGTAAATCTTCTCCACAGTCCGTTGATCAGCTCACAGCAGAAAAAACGGTCATTAATTATGTAAAGCAGAATCATAGGCTTCCTGATTATTATATCACTAAAAATGAAGCAAGAAAGCTAGGCTGGAATGCTTCAAAGGGAAATCTCTGCGAAGTGCTTCCAGGCAGAGCCATTGGTGGCGACAAATTCGGGAACAGGGAAAATCAGCTTCCCCAGGGCGAAAAGTATTACGAAGCTGATGTCAATTACAGTTGTGGAAACCGAAATGCAGACCGGATTATATTTACCCGCAATGGGGACGTTTACCTGACTAAAAACCATTATAAAAGCTTTGAGAAGCAGTAA
- the nadE gene encoding NAD(+) synthase, with protein sequence MQTQKVIDHIVNWLKDYAVKANVKGYVIGVSGGVDSGVVSTLAAMTGLKTLLIEMPIRQKPDQVNRAWEHMNDLKSRFPNVETLSVNLTPAFEELYKTFDVKDDLYPNEKLAFANTRARLRMLTLYYYGQINSLLVCGTGNKVEDFGIGFYTKYGDGGVDVSPIADLYKTEVYTLARALNLVKNIQEAIPTDGLWDVDRTDEQQIGATYPELEKIQKEYGTKTADDYEGRDKEVFLIFDRMHKAARHKIDPIPVCDIPEEWRND encoded by the coding sequence ATGCAGACTCAAAAAGTAATAGATCATATTGTAAACTGGCTGAAGGATTATGCCGTAAAAGCTAACGTAAAAGGCTACGTAATTGGAGTATCAGGAGGTGTGGATTCCGGAGTGGTTTCTACTCTTGCAGCCATGACAGGACTGAAAACTCTTCTTATCGAAATGCCGATCCGCCAGAAACCGGACCAGGTAAACCGTGCATGGGAGCATATGAATGACCTGAAATCAAGATTTCCTAACGTAGAAACCTTATCCGTGAACCTTACCCCTGCTTTTGAGGAACTTTACAAAACATTTGATGTAAAGGATGATCTGTATCCTAATGAAAAACTGGCTTTCGCCAATACAAGAGCGCGTTTGAGAATGCTTACCCTGTACTATTACGGACAGATTAACAGTCTTCTGGTATGCGGAACTGGAAATAAAGTGGAAGATTTCGGAATTGGGTTTTATACAAAATACGGTGATGGCGGTGTAGATGTTTCCCCTATCGCAGATCTTTATAAAACGGAAGTATATACGCTTGCAAGAGCTTTAAATCTGGTTAAAAACATTCAGGAAGCTATTCCTACAGACGGGCTTTGGGATGTGGACAGAACGGACGAACAGCAGATTGGCGCTACTTATCCGGAACTGGAAAAAATCCAGAAAGAATACGGAACCAAGACTGCAGATGATTATGAAGGCCGCGATAAAGAGGTGTTTTTAATCTTTGACAGAATGCATAAAGCGGCAAGACACAAAATAGACCCTATTCCGGTTTGTGATATTCCTGAGGAATGGAGGAATGATTAG
- a CDS encoding GNAT family N-acetyltransferase, whose product MKIETQRLILRKLEEKDVERMFLLDSNPEVMKYLGVPVLTEQSESLNVIRMIQKQYEENGVGRLAVIEKEAGLLIGWSGLKLLTEEINGYKNVLDLGYRYLPESWGKGYALEAAEASLELGFHQMKAEIIYAHAHSGNERSNHILKKLGFEKTGEFTEPDGICNWYELKREKYLQ is encoded by the coding sequence ATGAAAATTGAAACGCAACGACTGATATTAAGAAAACTTGAAGAAAAAGATGTTGAACGTATGTTTCTGCTGGATTCTAACCCCGAAGTCATGAAATACCTCGGTGTTCCGGTACTCACGGAACAGAGTGAATCTTTGAACGTCATCCGAATGATTCAGAAGCAATATGAAGAAAATGGTGTAGGAAGGCTGGCTGTAATTGAAAAGGAAGCCGGACTTCTGATCGGCTGGAGCGGCCTGAAATTACTAACTGAAGAGATTAACGGTTATAAAAATGTACTTGATCTTGGTTACCGTTATCTGCCCGAATCATGGGGAAAAGGTTATGCCCTGGAAGCTGCGGAAGCTTCTCTGGAACTGGGTTTTCATCAGATGAAAGCAGAAATAATCTATGCACATGCCCATTCGGGAAACGAGCGATCCAATCATATTTTAAAGAAATTAGGCTTTGAGAAGACCGGTGAATTCACAGAACCTGATGGCATTTGTAACTGGTATGAACTCAAACGCGAAAAATATCTTCAATAG